In Candidatus Manganitrophus morganii, the genomic window CCTTTCCGGATCGCGAAGATCGACAGGATCTCCGCGATGAAGGTTTTTCCGGAAGTCGTGGGAGCAAAGACGACGAGGTTGCCCCCTTGAAGGAGCGACGTGTGTTGAATCGCCTTTTCCTGGACGGGGAGGAGCTCCGGTCCGTAGCGCTTCTCCCAGATCGGGATGACGTCGGTATCGATTCCGACCTTCTCCAGAAACCGCATTTTCATTCGGTCCTCCCGGGTGTGATGGTTTTTACATGATGAAATTAGAAATCCTTCGCGGGGTTTTCATGAGCGCGGATGCTCAGAGTGACCGGTTCAGTCAGTCGATCGGGCTTTCCAGGGAGCGAATGACCGCGACGGCCTTTCCGACGATCCGGAAGTCGCCGCTTTGCGGGGTCACTTCGATCGGTCGATAAGCGGGGTTGGCGGAGTGGAGGAGAATGCGCTCTCCTTTTTTTTCAAAACGTTTCACCGTCGCCTCTCCATTCAAGAGGGCGATGACGATCTCTCCCTCCTCGGCGCCCGGCTGCGGCTTCACCAGAAGATAATCCCCTTCCAGGATCCCGGCCTGGATCATGCTGTCTCCTTTTACCTTCAGAAGAAAAGCATCTTTCCATCGGGCGAGGCTTCGATTGAGGTCGATTCTCCCTTCGATATTCTCGGTCGCCAAAATCGGCTCCCCTGCCGCGACCTTTCCGACCACCGGAATGCCGCGGGTTGCTCCGCGCAGTTCCAGCGCTCGCGCGCCGCGATGGGGCCGGCTCAAATGGCCTTTCTTCTCCAGCGCTTCCAGATGGCGTGCGACCCCCCGGGTGCTCTTCATCTTAAACCGCCGCATGATCTCTCGCTGCGTCGGCGGAAATCCGTGGTCGGCGAGGTAGCCGGTAATAAATTGGAGGACCTGTGCCTGACGGTCTGTCAGCGACTGAGTCATCTTAATCTCCGGATAGTATTCAAATGAATACTATCCGGTTGCGGCGTTCCTGTCAAGCGAATTTTGCCGGCGAAAGGATCTGGAGGAGATTGAAGAAGTTCATACTCGAAAGAGTTAACTCTTTGCGGCAAATAGACAGGCCGCCGGGCAAAAGACTAAGTTTGTTCTAATAGAAAGGAGGTTCGTCATGGCAGAGAATATCAGATTAGAGGGACTGCGGGTTGCGATTT contains:
- the lexA gene encoding transcriptional repressor LexA, which codes for MTQSLTDRQAQVLQFITGYLADHGFPPTQREIMRRFKMKSTRGVARHLEALEKKGHLSRPHRGARALELRGATRGIPVVGKVAAGEPILATENIEGRIDLNRSLARWKDAFLLKVKGDSMIQAGILEGDYLLVKPQPGAEEGEIVIALLNGEATVKRFEKKGERILLHSANPAYRPIEVTPQSGDFRIVGKAVAVIRSLESPID